The Falco peregrinus isolate bFalPer1 chromosome 1, bFalPer1.pri, whole genome shotgun sequence genome has a window encoding:
- the PHPT1 gene encoding 14 kDa phosphohistidine phosphatase, whose product MMAAAAAAAAGLEGVADVEIDGDGVFKYVLLRVRAAGGPGKDVVRGHGWAEYHADLYERTAEELKQQGLGCECLGGGRLSHRPQERKIHVYGYSVGFGRADHSVTTEKLKAKYPDYEVTWADEGY is encoded by the exons atgatggcggcggcggcggcggcggcggcggggctcgAGGGGGTGGCGGACGTGGAGATCGACGGCGACGGCGTCTTCAAGTACGTGCTGCTGCGCGTGCGCGCGGCCGGCGGGCCCGGGAAGGATGTCGTGCGCGGCCACGGCTGGGCCGAGTACCACG CCGACCTCTACGAGCGGACGGCAgaggagctgaagcagcagggCCTGGGCTGCGAGTGCCTGGGGGGCGGCCGCCTCTCCCACCGCCCCCAGGAGAGGAAGATCCACGTCTACGGGTACTCGGTG GGCTTTGGGCGAGCGGACCACTCGGTGACTACGGAGAAGCTGAAAGCCAAGTATCCGGACTATGAGGTCACCTGGGCAGATGAAGGCTACTGA
- the AJM1 gene encoding LOW QUALITY PROTEIN: apical junction component 1 homolog (The sequence of the model RefSeq protein was modified relative to this genomic sequence to represent the inferred CDS: deleted 1 base in 1 codon) — protein sequence MTRTDPPDILVSTVYQDIKVATTAPGDSIVCQPLAQCDASMSSSLPREPQPFNKRHCRSFDFLESLDEQLGAPPQAMERPCPRPGTPEPTPGPPGRRAPPKPDPYACRPPAPRSEPKRRARSKSAPRVKSTFTPVPIAVSSSPPPARRGREALRVAREPSRTEPSPRREGQVPLRALANEVHPIKLQPQRSSVSRISPLCLGSNCFEEGPGAKVGASPHVKCRVDIKPDEAVLVHAARSLRAAQNRQEPPRWPRAPGAARSLAVPGSRQASTSRTPTPSDSYSGDPPLLPYPGEYYEADPRALAYQTVPVPASREFREYPERGCMTFSAAGGPAKFFYAEDAVRCPSPAVPLRSSGYASYPYPGRHAIPSHFYTEDPAKAAVHTVPPRTLYVDEARGYPVQEAPTRAFYGDEPRFYAPRGTPVKTLYAEDARTYPALGSSARVFYAEDYGKYREREMLSRTCPPPRSAQPLHFSDWYCPERSTMPYQTLQVSRFTPQPAGREAMVSSWHASYGVTPPRLGRETQHYSKSWDNILAPAVRREEVLQRGRSYENLLAQEHHRALSPEERRQPVVINLSSSPKRYAALSLSESSILERVHADGGRGPPSRSWYVTPEITITDNDIRADGLGRSERRSASWDVLDAGRERGPYAVPCAPQPVPRESSSGRQRSLEQLDELITDLVIDYKPAPGHRAGDRDSLAEQLKQLLSTSAPGPPRRGEGRRVPPAVPEGPRPTKEQPGPSSRASAPRPPPAPLSVGPFEKSPENCSPDLSAEEDDMMMCSNAKCRRTETMFNACLYFKSCHSCYTYYCSRHCRREDWDTHKESCVYGRVGSVCRHVLQFCRENAEVHKAFSRIAKVGYLSRGRGVLFLGFPNAGSAENFLQFGLESLLMSPTYLSLRELESYSDNLGEYARELRETGNQYDPDECFLLNVTVAVTQKVPERPSPKTQVPTVRKYAKVALASSSPEKKILKKERDMETLILTPPPGTADIDKEGEEGRKAREICFINIQRELRIRGVFLRHEFPAVYEQLCDFVESNKRFTPTTIYPIDKRTGKQFMCMIMAASEPRTLDWVASPNLLDDIM from the exons ATGACACGAACAGACCCACCTGACATCCTGGTGTCTACGGTGTACCAAGACATAAAGGTGGCCACCACAGCCCCTGGGGATTCGATCgtctgccagcccctggcacaATGTGACGCCTCCATGTCTTCGTCCTTGCCCCGCGAGCCGCAGCCCTTCAACAAGCGCCACTGCAGGAGCTTTGACTTCCTTGAGTCGCTGGACGAGCAGCTGGGCGCTCCTCCTCAGGCTATGGAGCGCCCCTGCCCGCGCCCCGGCACCCCCGAGCCCACGCCAGGACCACCGGGCAGGCGGGCGCCGCCGAAGCCGGACCCTTATGCCTGCAGACCCCCTGCACCAAGGAGCGAGCCCAAGCGACGCGCC CGCTCAAAGAGCGCGCCGCGGGTGAAGTCCACCTTCACCCCCGTGCCCATCGCCGTCTCATCGTCACCGCCGCCAGCCCGGCGCGGGCGGGAGGCGCTGCGGGTGGCGCGGGAGCCCTCCCGCACTGAGCCATCCCCACGTCGCGAGGGCCAGGTCCCCCTGCGGGCGCTGGCTAACGAGGTGCACCCCATCAAGCTGCAGCCACAGCGCAGCAGCGTCAGCCGCATCTCCCCGCTCTGCCTGGGCAGCAACTGCTTCGAGGAGGGGCCAGGTGCCAAGGTGGGTGCCAGCCCCCACGTCAAGTGCCGGGTGGACATCAAGCCGGACGAGGCGGTGCTGGTGCATGCGGCGCGCAGCCTGCGGGCAGCCCAGAACCGGCAGGAACCGCCACGCTGGCCCCGCgcgcccggggctgcccgcagCCTGGCGGTGccggggagcaggcaggcatcCACGTCCCGCACGCCCACCCCCAGCGACTCCTACAGTGGGGACCCCCCGCTCCTGCCCTATCCCGGTGAGTACTACGAGGCAGACCCTCGGGCACTGGCGTACCAAACAGTGCCGGTGCCAGCCTCGCGGGAGTTCAGGGAGTACCCTGAGAGGGGCTGCATGACCTTCTCGGCTGCCGGCGGCCCCGCCAAGTTCTTCTATGCAGAGGATGCGGTGcggtgccccagccccgctgtgCCCCTCCGCAGCTCTGGCTACGCCAGCTACCCCTACCCCGGCCGCCACGCCATCCCCTCGCACTTCTACACCGAGGACCCAGCCAAAGCTGCTGTCCACACGGTGCCACCCCGGACGTTGTACGTGGACGAGGCACGGGGCTACCCCGTTCAGGAGGCACCCACCCGTGCCTTCTACGGGGATGAGCCCCGCTTTTACGCCCCCCGCGGCACCCCTGTCAAAACCCTCTACGCCGAGGATGCCCGGACGTACCCGGCTCTCGGCTCCTCTGCCCGGGTCTTCTATGCCGAGGACTACGGGAAGTACCGGGAGCGGGAGATGCTGTCGCGGACGTGTcccccgccccgcagcgcccAGCCCTTGCACTTCAGTGACTGGTACTGCCCCGAGCGGAGCACGATGCCCTACCAGACCTTGCAAGTGTCACGCTTCACCCCACAGCCGGCCGGGCGTGAGGCCATGGTCTCCTCCTGGCACGCCAGCTACGGTGTAACCCCCCCACGGCTGGGCCGGGAGACCCAGCACTACTCCAAATCCTGGGATAACATCCTGGCGCCAGCGGTGCGCAGGGAGGAGGTCCTGCAGCGCGGGCGCAGCTACGAGAACCTGCTCGCCCAGGAGCACCACCGTGCCTTATCCCCCGAGGAGCGCCGGCAGCCGGTGGTGATCAACCTGTCGAGCTCACCCAAGCGCTACGCAGCCTTGTCCCTCTCTGAGAGCTCCATCCTCGAGAGGGTGCACGCGGACGGTGGCCGTGGCCCCCCGAGTCGCTCCTGGTATGTCACACCAGAGATCACCATCACCGACAACGACATCCGAGCAGACGGGCTGGGCAGGAGCGAGAGGCGCTCGGCCAGCTGGGATGTGCTGGATGCGGGGCGGGAGCGCGGTCCCTACGCCGTGCCCTGTGCCCCGCAGCCCGTCcccagggagagcagctcagGGCGCCAGCGCAGCCTGGAGCAGCTTGACGAGCTCATCACTGACCTTGTCATCGACTACAAACCGGCACCAGGCCACCGCGCCGGGGACAGGGACAGCCTCGCTGAGCAGCTCAAGCAGCTTCTGAGCACCAGCGCCCCAgggcccccgcggcggggcgagGGCAGGAGGGTCCCCCCCGCTGTGCCCGAGGGACCCCGACCCACGAAGGAGCAGCCAGGTCCCAGCTCCCGCgccagcgccccccgccccccgcctgccccgctGTCCGTTGGCCCCTTCGAGAAGTCCCCGGAGAACTGCTCGCCCGACCTGAGCGCAGAGGAGGACGACATGATGATGTGCTCCAACGCCAAGTGCCGGCGGACGGAGACCATGTTCAACGCCTGCCTCTACTTCAAGTCATGCCACAGCTGCTACACCTACTACTGCTCCCGGCACTGCCGCCGCGAGGACTGGGACACACACAAGGAGAGCTGCGTCTATGGCCGGGTGGGCAGCGTCTGCCGCCACGTCCTGCAGTTCTGCCGGGAGAACGCCGAGGTGCACAAGGCCTTCTCGCGCATCGCCAAGGTGGGCTACCTCTCCCGCGGCCGCGGTGTCCtcttcctgggcttccccaATGCTGGCTCGGCTGAGAACTTCCTCCAGTTCGGGCTGGAGAGCCTGCTGATGTCTCCCACCTACCTGTCCCTGCGGGAGTTGGAGAGCTACTCGGACAACCTGGGGGAGTATGCCCGGGAGCTGCGGGAGACGGGCAACCAGTATGACCCTGACGAATGTTTCCTCCTGAATGTAACCGTGGCCGTCACCCAAAAAGTGCCAGAGAGGCCATCACCGAAGACACAGGTGCCGACGGTCAGGAAATATGCCAAGGTGGCCTTagcctcctccagccctgagAAGAAGATCCTGAAGAAGGAGCGGGACATGGAGACGTTGATCCTGACCCCGCCGCCTGGCACAGCGGACATCGacaaggagggggaggagggccGCAAGGCACGGGAGATCTGCTTCATCAACATCCAGCGGGAGCTGCGCATCCGTGGAGTCTTCCTACGGCATGAGTTCCCTGCCGTCTACGAGCAGCTCTGCGACTTCGTGGAGAGCAACAAGCGCTTCACCCCCACCACCATCTACCCCATTGACAAGAGGACGGGCAAACAGTTCATGTGCATGATCATGGCAGCCTCTGAGCCCCGCACCCTCGACTGGGTGGCCAGCCCCAACCTCCTGGACGACATCATGTGA